The following is a genomic window from Calypte anna isolate BGI_N300 chromosome 7, bCalAnn1_v1.p, whole genome shotgun sequence.
TTCTGTACTGTTAAACTACtttttttgaacattttttccagCAAGTTAAATGGCAGATGAGGCTTTTTTCATCCTTTGACTACATTAacaataaatatatgtattgaATAGGCTCCACTGTTATTGTATGAAATATATTAAAGATCTAAGATTCTTAAATCAGAAGAGAATATTTCAAAGTGAGAATGAGACTGAGCATTTGATTGTAGTAGACTAATTGATCTATTGCTCAGTGTGTCTAATTACACAGcacactgatttttatttgtatttgaaCTCTCTTCTGGATTTGGAAACGGGTCAGATACACTTCTCACTCCaatgatattttcatttttatattttgcaaGGCACACACAGTAAGCAAAAAACCTGGTATGGCAACTGGGATTATTTGTAAATtacaaaatttgaaaatatagGTAAAGAACAGGCTTGTTCTCTTTTGTAACACTTTTAGCTTCTTTAACTGTGCTGCTTGTTCTTTGCCTTCACCATGACCTGCCTTACTagacagcagcactgccctcTCCTGCCACCTGGAAAAAACTGCACATAAAGGCTGAACCAGGCACCTCTTGGCTCTGGGGAATAAACCAAGTTGATTACAGATGCTACTTCTAAACATGTCAAGAAAATACCaagaaatatgcaaataaattatAAGCATACTAAATAAACACTAGCAATACCAAAAAGCAGAGCATCACCTCAGCACACTGGACTTTAGCAATGTAACCACTGTTCTGCAGCTCCATCCAGTTGGCTTCATAGAGCTTTGGTCCAATCAGGAAGTTCAGGTCAACAATTTTATCATCTTCTCTGACCAGGGTAGCAGTCAGCCCCAGTTTACAATGAGCTTGCACAATAGTGAGCACACGTCTGAACATTTTTGCTAAGAAATGCAAGAcaaattttctgtttactttcCTGAATGGATTTAGAAGACAAATACTGCAACTTAAAAACCAGTTTCTTAAACTCCTGAACACAAAACAAGCACAGAGTTGGGAAATTTTACCCCATTTCATATACAAATCTAACAAATCTGTGTTAGAGCAAAACTTCACTGACTGCAGCTTTAGTTCACATGTATTGTTATAATTTCCCCTTTCccaagagaaaattaaatacgCTTAAGTTACCTGGCTTGTTTTAGGTTATATAGTATTTAATAGAAAGAACCGTGACCGAAGGACTTAGACTGACAGCCACATTCAGGATTTTTAATATATGGCAGAATTACTCATCATTAGTATTGCTAGAGATGATAGAAGAGATTCCAGACCTTCACTTTTATGAAATTAAGAATGAACAAAATTGGAAGAACAGTGGCAGCAACATAGTACTTCGATGAAACAGCTGTTAAATCATCAAGATCTGCTTCTGAAATCCATCATTTCTGTATGATTTATACCAAACTATATTCAgattaaataatgaaaacaaggtAGAGCATCTTAACAGAATCCTGGATGGTGTTTCTAGCCAGGACTATTCCTGAGAAACTTCAATATGACACTAGTGATTTCCAACAGTATAAATGTCAACTACATAGTCATTTTGACTACAACAGCTATTTCTGAACAGTAATCACTATGGTTACTCACATTTTATGGAgtagaaatacattaaaagctATCCCAAAGTGCCACTACATCTCAAATGAAAGGCAGATGATTTCCTCTCCTACTCAAATCTATCTGCAGCAAAATTATACAAATGTAATTCAGGTACCTTACAGCACTTCATCAGCCTAAACAGGAAGAGAAGGCATGTGGGTTTTACACTGCCATTACACAGATCACAGTGTCAATTAGAAGGCTGAACCCATGTTCAGATAAACTCTACAGTATCCAGGGGAAAGAAAGGCAGTCTGTTTCACAAGCCCTACGCCACAGGCTTACTCACTATATTAATCATGAGAAAGACAACATCAAATGTCTGCACAGTTTCCTTACCAGGGATAGTATGTACTTCATCAAGTATCATAAGGCCCCACTCTTGACTTTTAAGCCATTCCATTACTCTTTCTGCTTCCCAGGATCTTTTTGTCGTGTGCCCCAACATGGAATATGTGCTGATAGCAATAGAACAGCCAATGGGTTTGTCTTTGGCATCAGAAGTGAACCGACATATCTGACTGTCATCAATGGTGGACCACATCTTGAACTGGGCCTTCCACTGCTCTACAGACACCGCAGAGTTGCCCAGGACCAGGCAGCGCTTGCGGACAGTACAGGCAGCTGTCACTCCCACCAGAGACTTGCCAGCACCTGCAGGGGAAGAAGAGTGATGTTCATCAGTCACCTCTCAGGTATCACTTCagtaggagaagaaaaaaaacaaaaaggggcAAAGGAAAACTAAGAGGATATGAAATCAAGTAAGGGcgaattcttttttgtttcatcaCTATACTATTTCAAAGAAATGGAgtatttctaagaaaaaaaacaaaaacagctgGATTTTCGTTAGAAGCAGTCTTATTTTAACCTAATTTTAACACTTAATTTCAAAAGCAGGTTAAATTCCAGGTGGCTACAGAAAGCTTCCCCTAGAGGTAATCTTTCCCACCACCCTATCAGCCATGCTCATTCCCCCATACAGAAAGTCCgtaaatctttcttttcctccttcacaCTCCTTCCAGCATCCCTTACACACTCTCTCAGGCCCTTGCTGTACCTCCTGTGTGCCTCCACTCCTAATACTAAGGGCACTGCCACACAGTCTCctgctctctcccttttccactGCTTGCCCTAGGTTTTCCCAATCTGCACATTCCTCACTTCTTTCTCAAGCTCCATGCCCAGAACTTGTGTGTGCAAGCTCTTCTGTTCCTTGCACCCTCCTTTCAGCCATATTTGTATTCTCAGCTTCTCCCAGTCTCCTGACTGCCAACCAGGGAACATATTTCAATGCCAACAGCTATGTATTTCCCTAGATCAGCAGAACTGACTTAAGAGGGAGCAGTCAAAGCCTGAATGGCAACTGGAAGCCACCACAAccacagctaaaaaaaaaaaaaaaaaaaagaaaaaaaaattcagttcttcaGGGAGACTGATAGTACTGCTGAGCAGATGCCTGACAGCTCCATCAACCAGGCTCTCCCCCACCACAGCCTCAGCACACACTTGCTAAAAACCAACAGGTTATACACTAGTGACCCAGAACAGTCCCTACTACTGTGTGCAGTCTAAGCAGCTGTCATGTTGGGAAGTTACTTGACTACTGGTGAATAAAGAAAACACTTAAATGCCAACCCTGAAACCTACCACACGGCAAGACAATAACACCAGATCTGGCTCGTCCATTTCCAAACATCTTCCGTAGGCTCTTCTCTTGATAGGGCCTGAGAACAGCTGTAGGTTTCAGATCTATATTAATATCaggattcacagaatcatttctGAAATCATATTCTGCCAGCAAAGGGTACTCCAAATGGATACAACGCTTCTGAAGTTCTTCAATCATCTCCTGAAGAGGAAACAAAGCTTCAGATAGTAAATTCTCTACATCTGAATtaatcattcttttttttttcccaaacaacCTAATTACATAGTACCATGTGAAGTTACATCTATCTTTTACACTTATGAAGTCTGCAAGAGTTCAAGTTTATTCAAAAACCTTTATTTGTGAACACCCCCACCCAATCAAACATAAGTAACAATCTGTATTAGAGGGCTATTTAGACAGATGGAAGAACACAATTCTTTCATCTcagatatgttttttttttatctggcAATAACTAAACTAAAAGACCTCATTAACAGACACAAAAGATTCTGTGGTGTTACAGGGAAAGCCTACCAAAGATGCACCTCTATTCTCTGGAAAATCTTCACACCCTGGCAACATAGTTATTCCACTACAATGACAGGCTGATTCAATCACCAAGAAGTTGTTAACTATGTtggtgtttttaaagaaataataaagttcttttgaaaaaaaatgttgtttgcCCTAGTAAAGCATCATAAGAATCACGGAGTCCAAAAACTACTTGAGAAATTTTACAAAAGCTTTCTGAAGCCAGGACTGTGGTCCAACATCCAACTACCCTTCTTCTCAAGCTATGAAAGTTCCTTCTACAAACAtgaatcacaaaataaaaactcaaCAAGCAAAATCTTGCTATGTcttgcaggcagggaaggaacaATCTGTCTGCCACAGTCCACACTGAAGaggaaagatttcagaaggcAACAAGGAAGAAATGTTAATGACTTCCAGTGACCTTCCCTATCAAACAGAGAGCTACATGTATTCATGAGTACAAGTTCTCATGTTGATTTGCAGGTGCTCGGCCCATTCCCCAGAGCTACAAATGCAAAGACTAAAATAATCATACCTGCTTGATTTCAAAAGATACTGTCTgtgtttcctcctcctcctcctcatctttGTCCATCTGTTCATAAAACTCATATAAGTCAGCTGGGACATCTGGCTTATTCTGAGCATCTGTTCCCTGTGATGTTGATGGACCAAAACCTCCTTCACTGGATTTGGAAATCTAAAACAGATGTGAATTGTCACTAAGAGTTTCATTAGACACACTTCCCACACCTTTTCCCAGTCTGGACTCATTAAAGAGGCCCAGATCTTTGCTGACAGAACTGAAAGCAACTACTGatacaacaaacaaacaaccaccCCAAACAACAGTTTACCTAATGCTAATTCAGTCATTTAAAAACATGCCCAAACATACCGCTGATTTACTTGTGAATGTCTCTGTAATGAGCTCTGTTTCTTCACCCTCAGCATTTCTCAGGCGACAATCTTTAATAACAGGGtcctgcagaagctgctgaatGACATCAGGGTGGGTACTTTCCACAAAATAtctaaaattaaaggaaaaacatttttatgaacTAATGCTCTGAATAACTGATAGGAAGAATGGTGCAGATGCTTAAACCCCAGATGCATTGTCAAATATCCCATCTTAGAAATGGAATTTTAGAACAAAATTATggcaataaatttttttaaaagatgcttcGGATCAGAAGCAGCATGTACTTTGAGTTACTTGTCTCTCTCAAATGACATACATGAGAAAACTCCAGCAGAAGTGGCTAGAGAGAGCTCTCACATACATGTCTTATTTGTAACaagtcaggtttttttgagaCTCTGAAAACACTGTCTGTGATACTTCAAAGAGCTGCCTACAGGGCCAAAAAAGCCCACAAGACAAAAACCCAAGAACTGCAAAGCACAGACCATCTAAAAATTTAAATCAGTGCATCCTGAAATTGTTTCTCTCCCTGCACATTTATCAGTAATTACACTGGTTGAAGAACACAGATAAAACATGAGTCAAGAGAGATTTACGTTTGAGCTCGCATGGGAGCTCTTTTTTTAGTCAGAAACACCTAGGAAGAGGACAAAACCTGCTATTAATATTAGCACTAATTTTCTCCAAAGGAGCTGCACAAGCAGAGCATTGGATTACAGTCCCAGAGTTTATCTGTGGATGCCAGACAACAGAGaaatttgcaaaagaaatagaaggagaaaacaaaacatgtaaGGTGCAGACATAGGCTTAAAGTCTCTGCTGTCTCCTTCCCTTGCCTCTCCCTACTGCAGAATCACAGTTTTAGATAAAACTGGCGACCTCTCAAGGTCTGTTTCAACATTATCTTGTTTAAAACACACAATACTCAACTGAGGAACAAGCAGATCTCACACAAGCACACAACTCTTGCCAGTGGAATTGCTTATCCTTCCTGAATAAGGGATTACAAATAATATATGAGACAGAAAGACAGCTGCAGAAAACCTGTCTAACCAGACTTGTGTAAATTAGGAAGCAATGAATGAAACAGCTGTCTGAAAACCCTAAGGATATGCTACCAGTCTAAGcaataaagaaacaaactaCTATATCAAAATTGCaacctgcttttaaaaatgttgtgatAACTACTAATAGCTTGGGAGAGCCAAACTGAATTAATTGATTGATGTATTAAACACCTGCAACTGAGCTCAGATGGGAGCTGTGAGAGCTACTCAGCTTCTGAGACCACTCATTTATGCACAGCAGTGCATCAGGAAGGCTTCCTTTCTCACACTAGTTAAAGCAGCAGCCACTTACCTGTTATGTTTCAGTACCAGCTTCACCTTCCCATAGCTGACAGTACACAGCTACAAAGAAACAGGAGCAGTCATTAGGAATATGCAAAAGAGACATTCTATGTTTGGGACCAAATGCTGCAGTGCAGTTCAGGTCTCTGTGGGGAAGCATGATACTGTAATGCACTTACTCCCAATGTCAGACTTAAGGAACAAACCTGAAAAGTTACTTTCAGAAGGTACAGACATCATCTCATGGAGGAGGTAACTCACAAACATTCAGGCTTTGTGTCTTAATTCCAATCTGTTTCCAAGGCAGCAACAACATATTCGCAGGATAAGGCAGGCTGTGTCTTATAGCACCCAGCTATTCCAGACTGCTTCCCACATTCAGTCATCTTCCAGAGCAAATCTGAGGTAACTCCCCACTTGCAATTGCTACTGGTTAAAAGCATGCACACAGACACTTCACTATACttcttcttcaaaaaaattCTACAGACCACTTAGGATGCATTCTGAAAACAGTATGCATGCAGCAATgtagtataaaaaaaaaaaagcataggaTAAAGCTCCAGTTCTCTTGAAACAGTGACAGAATAGAGTAAGATAGTAAAACCAATTTCTTAGTTTTTAGATTAAAAACCTCTAAATCAGTTaagcagaagcaggaaaggTTTTCACCAACTGCAGTAGAtatatttccaaagaaaaaccATACACTTACCTTGATAAACTGAATGATTCCATCTGGGACACCAGTCTTGCTCAGCTTTTGTAAGTACTCTGTGATGTCACTCGTTTGTAAGCCAACACTAACAGCAGCATACAGAGAGTAAGCAGTCAGCTTGTACTCATGAATGTGGGTTGGTCTGCACACAGGCTCAGCAATGGCAACCAAAAAATCCTGTGCATATTTGTAAAGTGGAGAAAAGGCTTCCAGAAATATATGGCCATCAGGAGcctacagaaacaaaaagaaatgctgaagatAAAATAGTGTTTGCTGAGCAGAATAAGAACCTTCCAATAAAGCAGCCATTATGCTACAAATACTCCAGTATTTAGATGATGATGCATCACTTggtttttatatattaaaaaaagcatttgcccTAACAGCAAAGTtacacaaaaaagaagaaaggatcCTTGGAAACAAAGAACcaacttaaaaaacccaaataaccaaAAAAACTAATGTAAATTTAGCATATATTTCTAATATATTTCACTGTTACTCTTCTTCCCCATCAAGATGCTGAAGcaatctaaaaagaaaaagacaacttTACCCAGAACTACAAAAATTAGAAAGAGACTTTTGTCTTCTGAAAGAGTCAAGACATGGATTTGTCCTTTCTAAGGTGCTAAGAAACAATAAACCACACTCAGATCAATTAAGCTTTACCAGACTGGCATCCCAGTCTTTTTCACACTAAGCAAATTGCCTGAGCAGAGGCAAGCTTCCAGCCCTATTCCCCTGAAACAAAACTCCTCACTCATTTTACAAAGTGTGAACAAAGGAGAAGAGATGCAAGTTGCTTGTGTGCAACAGACAGTAACAGATGCCCTGCGGATGCTGTTAGGGCAACCACGTCGTCTTTATACACTTGTACTGCTTGGCTGCTTCCAGGGAAGGTTTATTAACATCTCTTAttggacagaaaaaacaaagggtACCAGTTCTAGAAGATGACCCCAGCTTTTAAGACAGGCTTTCTTGCCAATATACAAACCCTGTTGCTGTGTCACTGCAACAACAGGTCCTATTTGTGTCATTATTATATACAGTGACCTCTGCAAACTACTTCACCTCCCTTCCAGAGGCACCTGGGCTGGCATATCAGAGCTCCACTGCCTCATCTAATCAATGGCCCCTACACAGAAAAGGCGCATGCTGTAGAAGGGTGCCTGTGAGGAGACTGCTGGGATGGGAGCCACCCACCTGGGCTTTCCAAGAGGCtcccaggcagggcagaggagtTATCTCAGGCGACATCTCACTGCTCACAGCCCCGCCGCTCCGCACAGGCTCCGCACTGGCACATCCCACCCAAACTACAGCAAACCCGGCTTGGGTTGAACTGCCACAGCCAACTCCAGGGTCAGGCTCTCACCAACCCTTCCCCTCAGTGTTCCCCCCCTTGACTCCGGACTACGCTTCCCCGGAGGGTCCGTGCGGCACTCCCGGCTTCTCTACGCGGGGGAGGAAAGCGCAGGGAGCTAAAACGCCCCAGTCACTTTCCCTCTCAAACCCCACCCGTAAGGGGCAGGGGTGCAGCAGGCGGGCCACCTGCCCCGGCCCGCAGCCGATGTCACCGTGACATCCGCCAGCTCCAGCGGGAGCCGCCGGCGCTTTCTCCGCGCCCCGTGGCCCCCAGCCCGAGGCGAGGTGCGGGGAGGCCCCGGGACCGCACGTACCACCCAGAGGGGACGCGAGGAGTGGTCGGCCTTCAGGGGCATCTGCTGCCTGTAATCCTTCGCTCCGTACTCGTCCACTTTGGTGCCGATCTCCTCCACCTGCTTCCCCGCGGCGGAGGGCACCGCCTCCTGCGACTCCTTGCCGGGAGCTTCATCTTCATCCTCTTCGTCGTCATCGTAATGGCGCTTCTTGGACTTCTTCTTATCTGGGAGCAAAGTGGAAGCTGGGACCCGCACCTGAGGCTCCCCAGAGGGGatctcccctcctcaccctctccCGGTACGGCGTCTCCAGACCGCTCCCCGCCGGGCTCCCTCCCCGCCCGGGCCGCCGCTCAcctctctccttcttccccATGGCCGCTGCGCACCTCCCGCCGCGCGCCAGCGCCTGCCCGGCGCGTCACTTCCGGCAGGCGGGAGGGGAGGAGGTACAGAGCCGGCGAGCCGCGCGCAGCCCCATCGATTCTCTGTTCCCGGGGCCGCCCCCGCGGCGCGTGGAAGCGCGGGCGGGAGGgcagagaaggggggggggtggtggtccTGGGGTGGGGCGAGCAGCAGCCCCCCCAGAATAGCCACGGATCCGCGGGGAAAGGGAACGGGACGCGGCTTTTACAAATAGCgatcttaattaaaaatagaggCTCCCGCAGGACACCGTAATTTAAGTAAAAAGCCCACCGACAGTTCAGGCGGGAGACTGACATTCCGGACTGttctgaaagacaaaatacttaaaagaGAAATGACACTGTTATCCCTACAGagtgttttaatatatttctaagTACAATTCGTGTCTGATTTTggaaatacaaatacatttcgaatggttaaaaacaaaaattaaaaaaatattttgaacatcAGCcagctgaaaatatatttatctagTAAATCATCTCTCAAagcttttatatatttaattattctaACTAAACATAGTACCCTTAAAAAACAAGTTcataaaaatgtagaaatgaaATTGTGGAATAAGATTACTGggatatatatacacacacattcaATGCATACACAGAATTACAAGGGGGgggattttcttttgttggggggattgttttttttaacgTTTGGAAGGTTGGTAGACCAAGGGAACTAGTAAGCAATGCTGAACTCCTGAGT
Proteins encoded in this region:
- the ERCC3 gene encoding general transcription and DNA repair factor IIH helicase subunit XPB, yielding MGKKERDKKKSKKRHYDDDEEDEDEAPGKESQEAVPSAAGKQVEEIGTKVDEYGAKDYRQQMPLKADHSSRPLWVAPDGHIFLEAFSPLYKYAQDFLVAIAEPVCRPTHIHEYKLTAYSLYAAVSVGLQTSDITEYLQKLSKTGVPDGIIQFIKLCTVSYGKVKLVLKHNRYFVESTHPDVIQQLLQDPVIKDCRLRNAEGEETELITETFTSKSAISKSSEGGFGPSTSQGTDAQNKPDVPADLYEFYEQMDKDEEEEEETQTVSFEIKQEMIEELQKRCIHLEYPLLAEYDFRNDSVNPDINIDLKPTAVLRPYQEKSLRKMFGNGRARSGVIVLPCGAGKSLVGVTAACTVRKRCLVLGNSAVSVEQWKAQFKMWSTIDDSQICRFTSDAKDKPIGCSIAISTYSMLGHTTKRSWEAERVMEWLKSQEWGLMILDEVHTIPAKMFRRVLTIVQAHCKLGLTATLVREDDKIVDLNFLIGPKLYEANWMELQNSGYIAKVQCAEVWCPMSPEFYREYVAIKTKKRILLYTMNPNKFRACQFLIKFHERRNDKIIVFADNVFALKEYAVRLGKPYIYGPTAQGERMQILQNFKHNPKINTIFISKVGDTSFDLPEANVLIQISSHGGSRRQEAQRLGRVLRAKKGMVAEEYNAFFYSLVSQDTQEMAYSTKRQRFLVDQGYSFKVITKLAGMEEEELAFSTKEEQQQLLQKVLQASDLDAEEEVVAGEYGSKSAQVSRRTGTMSSMSGADDTVYMEYHSARSKASSNKHIHPLFKRFRK